In Nitrospirota bacterium, the DNA window ATGAGCTCAGGACCGGAAAGTACACACTCCAGTTCATTGAAACGCCGATGCTGCACTGGCCGGACTCCATGATGACCTATGTAAAAGAGGCAAAGCTCCTTATCTCGCAGGATGCCTTTGGTCAGCACCTCGCATCAACTGCAAGGTTTGATGATGATTTTGTGGATTGCGCCTCTCACACAGAGCTTGAGACCTCGGTAATCGATTACTATGCAAACATCCTGATGCCCTTTGGCACCCTTATAAAGTCAAAGATTGCACAGATTCAGAAGCTTGGGCTGGAGATTGACATGATAGCCCCTGACCACGGGATTATCTGGAGAAAGGACCCCCAAAAGGTTCTGAGGATGTATCTCGAAATGGCTGATGGCAAGGCAGACCTCAAGGTGGCAATAATTTACGACACCATGTGGCACAGCACAGAGCAGATGACGCTGCCCATAACGCAGGGTATTATGGACGAGGGAGTTGATTGCAAGGTTATCAAGTTGAGGGCCACACCGATGAGTGTTGCCATAAAGGAATTCTGGATGTCGAGAGGCTGTCTTGTAGGTTCCCCCACCTTGAACAATGAGGCATTCCCGTCTGTTGCAGAGTTTATCTATCATCTCAGGGGATTGAGACCAAAAAACAGGATTACAGGTGCCTTCGGAAGTTATGGCTGGGGCGGTGGTGCGGTAAAGTGGATTTACAACGAATTTCAGAACATGAAACTTGAAACCATGGGGCCGGGGGAAGAGGTACTTTACAGACCTTCAAAAGAGGATGAAGAAAAATGCTACGAGTTTGGCCGTGAATTTGCCCGAAGGGTAAAGGAATACCACAAAAACTACGAATAGAGGAGGTAAATCCATATGTACAAATGCAGTGTATGCGGTTATATTTACGACGATGCAAAAGAGGAAGTACCATTTTCAGAGCTGCCCGATGACTGGGCATGCCCTGTATGCAATGCACCCAAGGAGGCCTTTGAGCCGGTCTAAAAAGAGTATTTATACAAGGAGGTACAGCGATATGTCAGAAAAAAGCTTTTTTTGCGGAATAAACAGGCCCCAGGATCCTGCTAACATGACAGACCTGGAAAAGAAGCATACCCCGGTGATCGATTGTCCTGATACGGTAAAGTCAGGTGAACCCTTCCGGGTTAGCATCAAGGTTGGCGAGATGCCCCACGTGATGGATGAAGGACATCACATTCAGTGGATCGATCTGTATTCCGGTGAGAATTTTAACGCAAGGGTCGAACTGACCCCAGTATTCACAAGGCCGGAGGTAACCGTGACACTCCACAAGAGTGGTAAACACAGAACATCCACGTTAAGGGTTATTGAAAGGTGCAATCTTCATGGAGAGTGGGAGGCAACAAAGGAGATAACCATTACCGAATAAAAAAACACAGGGGGGACAGAACATGGAAGAGGTTTGCTGTTGTTTAAGGGTTGGACATGATGTGCCGGACTTCACCATTGAAACCTATGAGCCGTCAAAAGGGGATTTTGGAGAGATAAGCCTCGAAACACAAAAGGCTGACAGGAAGTGGACAATCCTCTTCTTTTATCCGGCGGACTTTACCTTTGTCTGAGCTACGGAGTTTGCTGCTCTGGCAGAGCAGTACGAAAGATTCAGCAAGATGGGGGCTGAGGTAATTACTGTCAGCACCGACACAAAGTTTGTGCATCTTGCATGGCAAAGGGAAGAAAAGATGCTGGAGAATGTCAGGTATCCGATGGGCTCGGACCCAACAGGAAACCTTTCACGTCTCTTCGGTATATATGACGAAGAGACCGGACTTGCATTGAGGGGGACTTTTATAATCAGTCCTGAGGGAAAGCTCCTTAATTCCGAGGTAAACTTCTATAACCTGGGAAGGAATATCGACGAGTTGATGCGGAAGTTCAAGGCGAACCTTCACCTTGCCAAACATACAAAAGAAGGTTGTCCATCGAAATGGAAGGACGAAGGGGACAAGACACTTACACCATCAGCGAAGTTAGTGGGTAAGGTCTACGAGGCATTGAAATAATTAACGGTTGTTGAAAGCAAAAGGAGGGATTAAGTATGGCTGTCAGAAATACGGGAGAAAAGTACAGGTGCAATGTCTGCGGCAATGAGGTTGTGGTTACAAAGGTCGGGGGCGGAGAACTGGTCTGCTGCGGCCAGCCCATGGAATTGATGCCGGAAGAATAGAGCGGATTAAATTGAGAGTCATTACATTTCTTGGAAGTCCGAGGACAGAAGGAAACACAGAACTCCTGCTGAGAGAGAGCATTCGGGCAATTGAAGAAGAGGGTCACTCGGTGACCCTCTTCAGGCCCTCACAAATGGAGCTCTCACCCTGCCTTAGCTGTGGTGCCTGTGAAGAAACCGGGGAGTGTGTAATAAGTGACGATATGGATGAGGTCTACAGCGCAATCCGTGAAGGAGACCGTTTTATTCTTGCCTCGCCTATATTCTTCTTTGGCCTTACTGCACAGATCAAGGCCCTTATTGACAGATGCCAGTCCTTCTGGTGCGAAAAATACCTGCTTAAAAGACCAATCCCTGAAAAACCAAATGGCAGAAAAGGATTACTTCTGATGGTTGGAGGCATGAAAAAAGAGGCCGGGTTCAGGTGCGGTGACGCCACAACAACCGCCTTTTTCAGGAGTATCAGTGTCCCTGAGCACGAAACCCTCTTTTATCCCGGCATCGACGCCAAAGGAGCCATCAGGGAACACCCCACGGCCCTGAAAGAGGCTTATGAGGCAGCAAAGAGGTTGGTTTACTGAGGTCCGATCTTAAAGCTGGCTTCAGCAGCTTGTCAGGTCATATTTCTCCAGGAAACCATCAGGAATATCAGAATGTTTTCTTCCTGACAGACCAAAATAGTACAAAGGCTTACCATCCATCGACATTCTGTGACGGTAGCGTTCCAAATGGTAAATATCCAGATACTTTGAAAATACCAGTTCACGAATCATTCGTGAAAATCCCGATGTGTCCGTGTGATCTAAAAAAGTCTCCTTGATATTAAAAGCAATCCATCCTTTACTCTGGATAAGGTTGAAAGCTGTAATAAAAGCCTTGGGCGGAATATCACCAAAACCAAGAGCTGCAACCGTCGTTAAGCAGTCCGGCATCCATGATGCTATTTCATCATGGAGATCCTGATTAAGATTACAAAAATCCGCAACATAATACGCGTCATAAACCCCTAATCTATCCCTTTCCGCTGCCTGCTGGGCTTCATCAATGATATCCACACCAATTAACCTTGAAACACCATGCTTCTTTAATGCTTCTCCCATCATTCCATTGCCTGCACCAAGATCCAAAACCCGCAATTCGCTAAGATTGTATTCAGATTGACTAAGGCTGTGCTTCAGAATTTCCGATATCTTTGCAGGAGATTGACACTTCAATCGCTCATAGAATAATTGCTCATACAAGTCCGGCTTATTATAGATGACGTCATAATCATGAAAACGGACCTTCTTCTTTCCTGCAGGCTCAATTAAATAAAAAAATGCTTCATCCTGTTCAAGTTCTTCTGTTCCTCTTTTGGGAAACTGAATTCTGTATCGTTTTTTCATTATTTTCCTTTTCTTATCTTTATTTTAGCCCAACAAGTTATTATATAGAGTCTGAACTTACACAAAGTATATAAGTGTACCAGACTGAAAGGGTAATTGACAAGCAGAGAGTGGGATGAATTTTAGTGCGAACTTCAGGGACGTTGTTGTGTGATATGCAAAACCTATGCATTATAAAGTTCCTCTCCCCGCGCAATTGCACGTGTGGCTGTAGACGTAGCCACACCTAAGTGTCTCGCTATTTCAGCCGTGGACAAGCCCAGTTCCTCTATACTCCTGTAGGCTATTAATGCACGGGTTTGGCTCACTTTATTCCGGCGGCTGCCCCCCTGCAATTCTTTGATACTTACCTGCCTCTTTTTACATTCTTCCTTGATTATATCTGTAATTGTCTTGCCTGAAAGACGTAATTTTAACTGTCGGATATCTTTCTCTTCTGCTTCCCTCAGTATATTTTGTAC includes these proteins:
- a CDS encoding methyltransferase, with amino-acid sequence MKKRYRIQFPKRGTEELEQDEAFFYLIEPAGKKKVRFHDYDVIYNKPDLYEQLFYERLKCQSPAKISEILKHSLSQSEYNLSELRVLDLGAGNGMMGEALKKHGVSRLIGVDIIDEAQQAAERDRLGVYDAYYVADFCNLNQDLHDEIASWMPDCLTTVAALGFGDIPPKAFITAFNLIQSKGWIAFNIKETFLDHTDTSGFSRMIRELVFSKYLDIYHLERYRHRMSMDGKPLYYFGLSGRKHSDIPDGFLEKYDLTSC
- a CDS encoding rubredoxin, with protein sequence MYKCSVCGYIYDDAKEEVPFSELPDDWACPVCNAPKEAFEPV
- a CDS encoding peroxiredoxin, with translation MEEVCCCLRVGHDVPDFTIETYEPSKGDFGEISLETQKADRKWTILFFYPADFTFVUATEFAALAEQYERFSKMGAEVITVSTDTKFVHLAWQREEKMLENVRYPMGSDPTGNLSRLFGIYDEETGLALRGTFIISPEGKLLNSEVNFYNLGRNIDELMRKFKANLHLAKHTKEGCPSKWKDEGDKTLTPSAKLVGKVYEALK
- a CDS encoding class II SORL domain-containing protein gives rise to the protein MSEKSFFCGINRPQDPANMTDLEKKHTPVIDCPDTVKSGEPFRVSIKVGEMPHVMDEGHHIQWIDLYSGENFNARVELTPVFTRPEVTVTLHKSGKHRTSTLRVIERCNLHGEWEATKEITITE
- a CDS encoding desulfoferrodoxin FeS4 iron-binding domain-containing protein, which encodes MAVRNTGEKYRCNVCGNEVVVTKVGGGELVCCGQPMELMPEE
- a CDS encoding flavodoxin family protein translates to MRVITFLGSPRTEGNTELLLRESIRAIEEEGHSVTLFRPSQMELSPCLSCGACEETGECVISDDMDEVYSAIREGDRFILASPIFFFGLTAQIKALIDRCQSFWCEKYLLKRPIPEKPNGRKGLLLMVGGMKKEAGFRCGDATTTAFFRSISVPEHETLFYPGIDAKGAIREHPTALKEAYEAAKRLVY
- a CDS encoding FprA family A-type flavoprotein, which gives rise to MKAVEIKPDIYWVGAIDWAVRDFHGYVTPNGTTYNNYLILDSEVTLVDTVKHDFADIGIGNIRELTEPSKIRNIVINHIENDHLTALGRVMELAPEATIYITERGKKGMDRFFDTSKWNIKIVKTGDELRTGKYTLQFIETPMLHWPDSMMTYVKEAKLLISQDAFGQHLASTARFDDDFVDCASHTELETSVIDYYANILMPFGTLIKSKIAQIQKLGLEIDMIAPDHGIIWRKDPQKVLRMYLEMADGKADLKVAIIYDTMWHSTEQMTLPITQGIMDEGVDCKVIKLRATPMSVAIKEFWMSRGCLVGSPTLNNEAFPSVAEFIYHLRGLRPKNRITGAFGSYGWGGGAVKWIYNEFQNMKLETMGPGEEVLYRPSKEDEEKCYEFGREFARRVKEYHKNYE